The proteins below come from a single Triticum aestivum cultivar Chinese Spring chromosome 5D, IWGSC CS RefSeq v2.1, whole genome shotgun sequence genomic window:
- the LOC123120909 gene encoding histone-binding protein MSI1 homolog: MEKLIGLDICPKNKTLDAYQIFKFHDGVVEDVAWHLRHEYLFGSVGDDHHLLICDMRTPAPTKPVQSVVANQGEVNCLAFNPFNEWVVATGSTNKTVKLFDLRKIDTSLHTFDCHKEEVFQVGWSPKNETILASCCLGRRLMVWDLSRIDQEQTPEDAEDGPPELLFIHGGHTSKISDFSWNPCEDWVLASVAEDNILQIWQMAENIYHDEDDLPSDEPAKAS; encoded by the exons ATGGAGAAGTTAATCGGGCTCGATATATGCCCCAAAAATAAAACTCTCGACGCATACCAGATTTTTAAG TTTCATGATGGCGTCGTTGAAGATGTTGCTTGGCATTTGAGGCATGAATACTTATTCGGCTCAGTTGGTGATGATCATCATCTCCTAATTTGTGATATGCGTACTCCTGCACCGACCAAGCCTGTACAGTCTGTGGTGGCAAACCAGGGTGAG GTGAATTGCCTGGCTTTCAATCCTTTCAATGAATGGGTTGTTGCAACTGGTTCAACCAACAAGACTGTCAAATTATTTGATCTTCGGAAGATTGATACTTCGCTGCACACTTTTGACTGTCACAA AGAGGAAGTATTTCAAGTTGGATGGAGCCCAAAGAATGAAACTATACTTGCATCTTGTTGTCTGGGAAGGAGGCTGATGGTTTGGGATCTAAGCAG AATTGATCAGGAGCAAACACCAGAGGACGCGGAGGATGGCCCTCCTGAGCTCTTGTTCATTCATGGAGGCCACACAAGCAAAATCTCTGACTTCTCCTGGAACCCGTGTGAGGACTGGGTGCTTGCAAGCGTTGCTGAAGACAACATCCTTCAGATATGGCAGATGGCAGAGAACATCTACCATGATGAGGATGATCTTCCCAGCGATGAGCCGGCAAAGGCTTCATGA